CTGCATAGTCTCCGCTGCAAGACTCTTTTCCTTGAGTTCGTAGGCTAAAATGCCAACATGTTCAAGACAGGTCTGTCTTTCGGGATCCGTTCTCTTCAGAGCTTGCAAAGCTTCTCTCCACCATTTCAAAGCTTCACTCTTTTCCCCAATTTTTTCCAGACAACTCGCAAGGCTCATTTTTACTGGGATGAGTTCTTTTGAATGGGGATAGTTTGTCAAAAAACTTTTGTAAAGCGATGCGGCTTCAGTCCATTTTTCAAGTCCATAATAGGCATTAGCCTTTCCCAAAAGAATGGCTCCTGGTGGAACAAACGCAGAATGCACAGATTCCAGTTTTTCCCAAAGTGGAAGGGCCAAGGCAAACTTTCCAGTCTTGATGAAGTCTTCGGCTTTTAAGTAAATAAGAGCATAGAGATAGGGGGAAGAAGGATACTGGAGGGAAAATTGACTAATATTGGTTTCCAAGGAGCTCTTATCAAGGTAATAATTGGCTAATACTTTTTCGTAAGCAGCAAGGTCAACGAGGCTAGATTTAGGATATGTAGTTATAAAAGCATCGAGAAGAGAGGTGGCCTTGGAATATTCTTTCATTTCCAAATAGGCATTGGCAAGATCAATCTGAAGTTTCTCTTTCTGGCTATCGACAAACCCATCATTATGTTTCTCATAAAACTGGATGGCTTCGTTGTACCTTTTTTGCGATAGATAAAACTGAAACAGCCCGCTGTTAGCCAACTTATTCCATTCCGTGTAAGGAGGACCTCCTGAAGCTTGAGTAAAAAAAAGCTCGGCCTCTTTAAGTTGACCCGATTTCCAAGCTGCCCAACCGCTCCGAGCTAAAGCTTTCGATCTAACAAAAGGATCCTTTGTTTCGCGCAAGACAACCGACCAATACTGCAAGGCCTGTTTCCAGTCAAAAATCGACTCGTAATAGGCTGCAAGGACTCCAGCAGCATCTACTCTAAGATCTGGAGCCTTGTCAACCAGCTCCCGCAACTTGTAAATCCCTTTTTCTTCTTCCTTTGTTTGGAGCTGACATAAAGCAAGCAAGAAACTAGCAGCCCTTGAGGTTTGAGGATCGGCTTTTTCGGTGGCGACCTTAAGTGCAACAATCGCTTTGGAAAATTCGCCCAGTTCAGATTCCAATTTTCCTACCCAAAAATAAGCTGTAGGAACAAAAGCACTAGAGGGATCATTTTGAATAAGCATCTGATAAATTTTTATCGCTTCCTCTTTTCTTCCTATCATCCGATAACAATCAGCCATGGTAAAAAGCGCTTCCGTTTTTTTGCCTGCAGCTAAAAAGGGCAGAATCTTATACAATATCTTGATCGCTTCCTCGTAGTTGCCCTGCCTATAAAGGGCCACTGCTCTATCTAGCTCAAGATCAGCTGTGGGGACGATTTCAACCGATTGACTAATCTTTTCTGTACGAGCCAGAAGTAATCTTTCGGCGCTCAAAAAATGGAAAAGCGTAAAAACAAAAAATAAACCGGCACCAAATTTTTTGTTCCAGATAAGCTTCCTGAACTTCATTCCTTTTTATTACTAACTATTAAAAACCCAAAATTCATTTTTTTCCTTTAACGGGAAGAAGTCATATCCGGCCGATTCGTCGCAAAGGCTATATTCCAGGCATTGACTCCCCGACAAACATCCAAAACCTTTATGACTTCCTTGTAGGAAGTCTCTTCATCAGCCCGGATAATAATCGCTTGATCCGGATACTGCTGAATTACACCTTTTATAATTTCTTCGAGTTCTTGTGCCGAAACAACTCTATGATTCAAATTGACTTGCCCATCTTTGGTTATGTTTATAATCACTTCTCCAGGTAGCCTCCTTGGCATTTCCCCATTTTTGGCCTTTGGAATTTTTACTTCAAGATCCGCCTCGTATCGCGCCAAATTCCAGGTTAACAAGAAAAAAGAAAGCAAAAACATGATCACATCGATCATCGGCGCCAGTTGCAAGCCAATCTGTTCTGTTCCTACCCTTTTCCTAAAATTCATATGACAATGCTCACCTATTATTCTTCCTTGATTTCGTCGTTATTTTCCTCCTCAAAAGATGAAGAAGCAACCGTTTTGAGTTCGGGGGAAGTTTTGTATTTCTTGTTCAAAAGATAAATTTCTTGAACCCATATCACAGACCTTTCTTCAAAAACAGAGATGAGATATTGGACCCTCCCTCTAAAGAAAGAGTAAAAAAACATGGCCACAATGCCTACAATAAGACCAATTGCTGTTGAAACTAAAGCTTGTGAAACCCCCCCTGCAAGCAAAAGGGTCCTCATTGGGGAAGGTTCGGCAGCGATCGAGCCAAAAGATCTTAATATACCCACCACAGTCCCAAAAAGACCCAACATGGGTGCAATCACTCCTGCATCGAGCAAATAAAGAATACGTTGGTTGAGTAATGAAGAATAACCGCTGCCAAAAGCTTCAGCTACAGCAACAACTGACTCCAAATCTGCATCCTTGTGCTTGGATAAAAAACTAATTACCTCTTTTAAAAGCCGGGCACATCCTTCAGACCTGTTTTTTATGACTTCTGACACCAAAGATATTTCACCTTTCCGGAGTGCATTTTCTACTCTCCGGTCCAAGTCTTTTGTCCAGACAGCAGAAATACGAATGGAAATAAAATAATAAAAAATCAAAGCCACAACGAGAAAAGAGATAAAAAAAAGGGGATAGATTACCCACCCCCCCGATTTAAGGAGGTCAAAGACGGTTATTGGTTTTGTTGTCCCTTCTTCTGCTGCCGCTGCCCAAAAAAGAAAACCATTATGTATAAAATAAACTAAATTCATGATCAAAAATTGGTTTGCCTCTATTTAGATAATTTAAAAAAAAATATGGAGAAAAGTCATGAACTATTTCTTTTTAGTTTATTAATTAAAATGCCATTGGCAATCTTGATTGAATATTGAAAAAAACTATTTTTTTTTATATTTCCATTTAA
The DNA window shown above is from Methylacidiphilum caldifontis and carries:
- a CDS encoding tetratricopeptide repeat protein, encoding MKFRKLIWNKKFGAGLFFVFTLFHFLSAERLLLARTEKISQSVEIVPTADLELDRAVALYRQGNYEEAIKILYKILPFLAAGKKTEALFTMADCYRMIGRKEEAIKIYQMLIQNDPSSAFVPTAYFWVGKLESELGEFSKAIVALKVATEKADPQTSRAASFLLALCQLQTKEEEKGIYKLRELVDKAPDLRVDAAGVLAAYYESIFDWKQALQYWSVVLRETKDPFVRSKALARSGWAAWKSGQLKEAELFFTQASGGPPYTEWNKLANSGLFQFYLSQKRYNEAIQFYEKHNDGFVDSQKEKLQIDLANAYLEMKEYSKATSLLDAFITTYPKSSLVDLAAYEKVLANYYLDKSSLETNISQFSLQYPSSPYLYALIYLKAEDFIKTGKFALALPLWEKLESVHSAFVPPGAILLGKANAYYGLEKWTEAASLYKSFLTNYPHSKELIPVKMSLASCLEKIGEKSEALKWWREALQALKRTDPERQTCLEHVGILAYELKEKSLAAETMQKVLTDYPRSSYRGIAAWIVGQQKYDEKQYDQAKEYFSIARETEPEKLYLAATLMLAWISYHQDDVEKVCGYIQSYEDNFKSGAEPIPPELYYWIACQLLKKEKWDSAVLYFKKVIQVAKPQDKYFVSSLWLLAETDRKLKNWKEANNYYLEFQKSAPDSANNSPVLLGLAETQIALGEFAQAQKNLEEVMLKEPEGENNAKARMLLGDSYLAQKNYKEAAKAYTTLSLIYQDDHITPRAMQKAILSFSKAGDSDQAAFWEKKLKEKYPSFKPDT
- a CDS encoding ExbD/TolR family protein; its protein translation is MNFRKRVGTEQIGLQLAPMIDVIMFLLSFFLLTWNLARYEADLEVKIPKAKNGEMPRRLPGEVIINITKDGQVNLNHRVVSAQELEEIIKGVIQQYPDQAIIIRADEETSYKEVIKVLDVCRGVNAWNIAFATNRPDMTSSR
- a CDS encoding MotA/TolQ/ExbB proton channel family protein; the encoded protein is MNLVYFIHNGFLFWAAAAEEGTTKPITVFDLLKSGGWVIYPLFFISFLVVALIFYYFISIRISAVWTKDLDRRVENALRKGEISLVSEVIKNRSEGCARLLKEVISFLSKHKDADLESVVAVAEAFGSGYSSLLNQRILYLLDAGVIAPMLGLFGTVVGILRSFGSIAAEPSPMRTLLLAGGVSQALVSTAIGLIVGIVAMFFYSFFRGRVQYLISVFEERSVIWVQEIYLLNKKYKTSPELKTVASSSFEEENNDEIKEE